A window of the Egibacter rhizosphaerae genome harbors these coding sequences:
- a CDS encoding TrpB-like pyridoxal phosphate-dependent enzyme, which produces MAERTKYLLDEEALPTHWYNIGADLPVAPPPVLHPATHEPIGPDDLAPLFPMALIEQEVTAERWVEIPEPVRDVYRLWRPSPLYRARRLERALGTPARIYYKYEGTSPAGSHKPNTSVPQAWYNAEEGVERLATETGAGQWGSALAFACSQFDLDCEVWQVRASYTQKPYRKAMIEAYGATIHPSPSERTEAGRKILADDPDSPGSLGIAISEAVEAAGSDPDCRYALGSVLSHVLLHQTVIGQEAMQQMAAAGDQPNLVIGCTGGGSNFAGLAFPFLRENLAGRLDAVIRAVEPTACPTLTRGVYAYDYGDTAGLTPLMKMHTLGHDFIPDPIHSGGLRYHAMSPLLSHIVEQGLIEAVAYDQKPCFEAGLQFARTEGIIPAPEPTHALAACIDEALACKETGEEKVILTALCGHGHFDMNAYERYLAGELVDRPYPQAQMDEALTRLPRVDV; this is translated from the coding sequence ACCTCGCGCCGCTCTTCCCGATGGCCCTCATCGAGCAGGAGGTCACCGCCGAACGGTGGGTCGAGATCCCCGAGCCGGTCCGCGACGTCTACCGGCTGTGGCGTCCCAGCCCCTTGTATCGGGCCCGCCGCCTCGAGCGGGCGCTCGGCACGCCCGCTCGCATCTACTACAAGTACGAGGGGACGTCGCCGGCGGGCAGCCACAAGCCGAACACGAGCGTCCCGCAGGCCTGGTACAACGCCGAGGAAGGCGTCGAGCGCTTGGCGACCGAGACCGGCGCCGGGCAGTGGGGGAGTGCGCTCGCCTTCGCCTGCTCGCAGTTCGACCTCGACTGCGAAGTGTGGCAGGTGCGGGCGAGCTACACGCAGAAGCCGTACCGCAAGGCGATGATCGAGGCGTACGGGGCCACGATCCACCCGAGCCCGTCCGAGCGGACCGAGGCGGGCCGCAAGATCCTCGCCGATGACCCCGACAGCCCGGGGAGTCTGGGCATCGCCATTAGCGAGGCCGTGGAAGCGGCGGGCAGCGACCCGGACTGTCGCTACGCCCTGGGCAGCGTCCTGTCGCACGTGCTGCTGCACCAGACCGTGATCGGCCAGGAAGCCATGCAGCAGATGGCCGCCGCGGGGGACCAACCGAATCTCGTGATCGGGTGCACCGGGGGAGGGTCGAACTTCGCCGGTCTCGCGTTCCCGTTCCTGCGGGAGAACCTCGCCGGAAGGCTCGACGCGGTGATCCGCGCGGTCGAGCCGACCGCTTGCCCGACGCTCACCCGTGGGGTCTACGCCTACGACTACGGCGACACGGCGGGGCTCACCCCGCTCATGAAGATGCACACCCTGGGACACGACTTCATCCCCGACCCGATCCATTCGGGTGGGCTGCGCTACCACGCGATGTCGCCGCTGCTGTCGCACATCGTCGAGCAGGGGCTGATCGAGGCGGTCGCGTACGACCAGAAGCCCTGCTTCGAGGCCGGCCTCCAGTTCGCTCGGACCGAGGGGATCATCCCGGCGCCGGAGCCGACCCACGCCCTCGCTGCCTGCATCGACGAGGCCCTCGCCTGCAAGGAGACCGGTGAGGAGAAGGTGATCCTGACGGCCTTGTGCGGGCACGGCCACTTCGACATGAACGCCTACGAGCGCTACCTCGCCGGTGAGCTCGTCGACCGACCGTACCCCCAGGCCCAGATGGACGAAGCCCTCACCAGGCTGCCCCGGGTCGACGTCTAG
- a CDS encoding ABC transporter substrate-binding protein, whose translation MHSRSTLALLVGLLVIALAIAGCRQDEEAAEPADDEDPDDAAVDDEPDDDDEEPDDDEPEEEEEPDEEDEDPDDEDEEEAPEAPGAGVTEEPCPEDVAVNEDNGCIYLGSLNDLTVGAFAQAGPLIQDAMEAFWAEVNEDGGIGGYDVDIETHIRDNEYVPEVQAEVFEEIRGDILGLGVSLGSSPTIAIRDELEGDDMFAVPMAWNSDFPFDPVMLETGPNYCVDSMNAVDYYIENAEDVDTIMSVHYPNDYGQDSDVGVRHAAEAVGAEHIGVQTPDGEENQADAIAEIVSQDPDLVILTTNPTDAGALVGESVAQGYEGFFIGHGPTWNVALLDSPAGEAMENFYWSVGPYPTYESDTPGHQAMQDALGEAGEGEPRNNFHTAGWVSQYPIRDALEAAADEGEISRAAVMDAIHELDSVDYEGMLPEGSGNFAGEPNDRVVRASAMGEPDRESSSGLVNTEIEYEGPTAAEHDFDEPCRDSY comes from the coding sequence ATGCACAGCAGATCAACGCTCGCGCTTCTGGTCGGGCTGCTGGTGATCGCACTGGCGATCGCCGGGTGTCGCCAGGACGAGGAGGCGGCCGAGCCAGCCGACGACGAGGACCCTGACGACGCCGCCGTCGACGACGAGCCGGACGACGATGACGAGGAGCCGGACGACGACGAGCCGGAGGAGGAGGAGGAGCCGGACGAGGAGGACGAGGACCCCGACGACGAGGACGAGGAGGAGGCCCCGGAGGCCCCCGGTGCCGGTGTCACCGAGGAGCCCTGCCCGGAGGACGTGGCGGTGAACGAGGACAACGGGTGCATCTACCTCGGCTCGTTGAACGATCTCACCGTCGGGGCCTTCGCGCAGGCCGGTCCGCTGATCCAGGACGCGATGGAAGCCTTCTGGGCCGAGGTGAACGAGGACGGCGGGATCGGCGGATACGACGTCGACATCGAGACGCACATCCGCGACAACGAGTACGTCCCGGAGGTGCAGGCGGAGGTCTTCGAGGAGATCCGCGGGGACATCCTCGGCCTCGGGGTGTCGCTCGGCTCCTCCCCCACCATCGCGATCCGTGACGAGCTCGAGGGCGACGACATGTTCGCCGTCCCCATGGCATGGAACTCGGACTTCCCGTTCGACCCGGTGATGCTCGAGACCGGTCCGAACTACTGCGTGGACTCGATGAACGCGGTGGACTACTACATCGAGAACGCCGAGGACGTCGACACGATCATGAGTGTCCACTACCCGAACGACTACGGACAGGACTCGGACGTCGGTGTGCGCCACGCGGCCGAGGCCGTGGGAGCCGAGCACATCGGTGTGCAGACGCCCGACGGCGAGGAGAACCAGGCGGACGCGATCGCCGAGATCGTCTCGCAGGACCCCGACCTCGTGATCCTCACGACGAACCCGACCGACGCCGGCGCGCTGGTCGGCGAGTCGGTCGCACAGGGCTACGAGGGCTTCTTCATCGGTCACGGGCCGACGTGGAACGTCGCGTTGCTCGACTCCCCCGCCGGTGAGGCGATGGAGAACTTCTACTGGTCGGTGGGGCCCTACCCCACGTACGAATCGGACACCCCGGGCCACCAGGCGATGCAGGACGCACTCGGCGAGGCCGGGGAGGGCGAGCCGCGCAACAACTTCCACACCGCCGGGTGGGTGTCGCAGTACCCGATTCGCGATGCGTTGGAAGCAGCCGCCGACGAAGGTGAGATCTCGCGCGCGGCCGTCATGGACGCCATCCACGAGCTCGACAGCGTGGACTACGAGGGGATGTTGCCCGAGGGCAGCGGCAACTTCGCCGGGGAGCCCAACGATCGGGTCGTGCGCGCCTCGGCCATGGGCGAGCCCGACCGAGAGAGCTCGTCGGGTCTCGTGAACACCGAGATCGAGTACGAGGGTCCGACCGCGGCCGAGCACGACTTCGACGAGCCCTGCCGCGACAGCTACTAA
- a CDS encoding branched-chain amino acid ABC transporter permease, giving the protein MATTTRPAPADRARGVRAARGSRLRGRRDLYTSYAQDMALLNTPGKRWGVGAIVALGLALPWMFVDPILQIFAIGFAYAIGAIGLNLVTGYAGQVSLGHAVFVGIGAYTAAALTGDVDGRQIGLGLQFIVALPAAGVVAGLVGWAVSPVFARFRGLYLAIVTLGLVFLGEHIFKEWTSLTGGLGAGRRGAIPEIMGWRFDQPGELLGVTLTANQQLFYLTLVLLIVFAVLARNLARSQVGRAFSAIRDRDIAAEIMGIKLSRYKAIAFAVSSFYAGIAGALFYTVNTQIDPASFGLLLSVQYIAMVLIGGVATISGSIMGALFIAFLPFITRQAPILFPFISTDPSLRDGGLINVFQLEAALYGVLIILFLILQPRGLFGLWLKVRNYWKGWPFSH; this is encoded by the coding sequence ATGGCAACCACGACCCGCCCCGCCCCGGCCGACCGGGCTCGCGGCGTGCGAGCAGCCCGCGGTTCCCGCCTGCGGGGTCGGCGGGATCTCTACACCTCGTACGCACAGGACATGGCCCTGCTCAACACGCCGGGCAAGCGCTGGGGCGTGGGAGCCATCGTCGCACTCGGCCTCGCACTGCCCTGGATGTTCGTGGACCCGATCCTGCAGATCTTCGCGATCGGGTTCGCGTACGCGATCGGCGCGATCGGCCTGAACCTCGTCACGGGGTACGCGGGGCAGGTCTCGCTCGGTCACGCGGTGTTCGTCGGCATCGGCGCCTACACCGCGGCAGCCCTCACCGGCGACGTCGACGGTCGGCAGATCGGGCTCGGCCTGCAGTTCATCGTGGCACTGCCCGCGGCCGGGGTGGTCGCCGGATTGGTCGGGTGGGCGGTCAGCCCGGTGTTCGCCCGATTCCGAGGCCTCTACCTCGCCATCGTGACGCTCGGGCTCGTCTTCCTCGGTGAGCACATCTTCAAGGAATGGACCAGCCTCACCGGCGGGCTGGGGGCCGGACGGCGTGGGGCCATCCCCGAGATCATGGGATGGCGCTTCGACCAGCCCGGCGAGCTCCTCGGCGTGACGCTGACCGCGAACCAGCAACTGTTCTACCTGACGCTCGTGCTGCTGATCGTCTTCGCGGTGCTCGCTCGCAACCTGGCGCGCAGTCAGGTGGGACGAGCGTTCAGCGCGATCCGCGATCGCGACATCGCCGCCGAGATCATGGGCATCAAGCTGTCGCGCTACAAAGCGATCGCCTTCGCGGTGTCCTCCTTCTACGCCGGCATCGCGGGCGCGCTCTTCTACACGGTGAACACCCAGATCGATCCCGCCTCGTTCGGCCTGCTGCTGAGCGTCCAGTACATCGCGATGGTCCTGATCGGGGGGGTCGCGACCATCTCCGGCTCGATCATGGGCGCCCTGTTCATCGCGTTCCTGCCTTTCATCACCCGGCAGGCACCCATCCTCTTCCCGTTCATCAGCACGGATCCGTCGCTGCGCGACGGGGGCCTCATCAACGTGTTCCAGCTCGAGGCAGCGCTCTATGGCGTCCTCATCATCCTGTTCTTGATCCTGCAGCCGCGCGGTCTTTTCGGCTTGTGGCTGAAGGTCCGCAACTATTGGAAGGGATGGCCGTTCTCGCACTAG
- a CDS encoding branched-chain amino acid ABC transporter permease has product MTQLLQTLISGLGQGAAYSLIAVGFVIIFKSTHVISFAQPALMAAGATAVALLTVQVGLNFYLAVLVAVVAAAIAGLGIERAVLRPMVGKPVFIIAIITLGLDVVIRVITNRFIGADVRPMGDPWGLERWELGALTLQHRHAAALITTAAILSALYLFFRYSRIGLAMRATAFDQETSLAQGVNVGHMFGISWALAAALAAVAGVFIGAGSTIDQQTWYVGLKALPAIILGGLDSIPGAVVGGLAVGVVEALFATYQSTYLPFLGSNFSIVAPYALMLVVLLVRPYGLFGTPEIQRV; this is encoded by the coding sequence GTGACGCAACTGCTACAGACCCTGATCTCCGGGCTCGGCCAGGGCGCGGCCTACTCGCTCATCGCCGTCGGGTTCGTGATCATCTTCAAGTCCACGCACGTCATCAGCTTCGCGCAGCCCGCACTCATGGCCGCTGGCGCCACCGCGGTCGCCCTACTCACGGTGCAGGTGGGCCTGAACTTCTACCTCGCCGTGCTGGTGGCCGTCGTGGCCGCCGCGATCGCCGGCCTCGGCATCGAGCGGGCCGTCCTGCGACCGATGGTCGGCAAGCCCGTCTTCATCATCGCGATCATCACGCTCGGGCTCGACGTCGTCATACGGGTCATCACCAACCGGTTCATCGGCGCCGACGTGCGCCCGATGGGCGACCCGTGGGGGCTGGAACGGTGGGAGCTCGGCGCGCTCACGCTGCAGCACCGGCACGCCGCAGCGCTGATCACGACGGCGGCGATCCTGTCGGCGCTCTACCTGTTCTTCCGCTACTCCCGTATCGGGCTCGCGATGCGGGCGACGGCCTTCGATCAGGAGACCTCGCTCGCGCAGGGCGTGAACGTCGGGCACATGTTCGGCATCTCGTGGGCGCTCGCCGCCGCCCTCGCCGCGGTCGCGGGCGTGTTCATCGGCGCGGGCTCCACGATCGACCAGCAGACCTGGTACGTCGGGCTGAAGGCCCTGCCGGCCATCATCCTCGGCGGCCTCGACTCGATCCCCGGCGCGGTCGTCGGTGGCCTGGCCGTGGGGGTGGTCGAGGCCTTGTTCGCGACCTACCAGAGCACCTACCTCCCCTTCCTGGGCTCGAACTTCAGCATCGTCGCGCCCTACGCGCTGATGCTGGTGGTCCTGCTCGTTCGTCCCTACGGGCTGTTCGGCACGCCCGAGATCCAGCGGGTCTAG
- a CDS encoding AMP-dependent synthetase/ligase, with product MTTTLEPTPQTTTTTIATRVRDWAAAHPDRVAMREKDLGIWQEVTWTDYWETVLDVAHGLLALGVAAGDRVAIHSENRPEWLYTDAAAVAVRGVTTGLYPTNPAPEVCHLLSDSGSKVLVAEDQEQVDKALEVADDCPELETIVYIEPRGVRSYDDPRLLSWEELITRGREHRAAFQGAVERRMAEAEPDDVITLIYTSGTTGPPKGAMLTVANVEFAISVLVEGGGFVDPAPGPDDVLLSYLPLCHVAERVFTTWFNAAMGTQVNFAESIDTVQQNLAEIQPTIVFGVPRIWEKIVAGIEIRMSKASLVKRLNYRLWMKVADRIGATLVGTGGNHTPLTRTLYAIGWILLFRSLRDRIGLRKTRYAASGAAPIAPEVLRFFMGIGVPMHEVYGMTENTAIATANHPGRIKLGTVGEPQDGVEVRVDEETGEILTRHPGTFKGYWRDPQATAEMIDDDGWLHTGDVGEWVDGTHLRITDRMKDIIITAGGKNVSPSEIENALKASPYIQEAVVLGDNRKYLAALIGIELDTVGDWAQQRRMPYTTYRDLTEKPEVVDLVRGEVDRVNAQFSQVEQIKAFRLLPKELDHEDGELTATQKVKRKAMERAFADLVADLYGERQPTEQPS from the coding sequence GTGACGACCACGCTGGAGCCCACGCCGCAGACGACGACCACCACGATCGCCACGCGGGTCCGGGACTGGGCCGCCGCACACCCCGACCGCGTCGCCATGCGCGAGAAGGACCTCGGCATCTGGCAGGAGGTCACCTGGACCGACTACTGGGAGACCGTCCTCGACGTGGCCCATGGTCTCTTGGCGCTGGGGGTCGCAGCGGGCGACCGTGTCGCGATCCACTCCGAGAACCGACCGGAATGGCTCTACACCGACGCCGCCGCCGTGGCGGTCCGCGGCGTCACGACGGGCTTGTATCCCACCAATCCGGCACCCGAGGTGTGCCACCTCCTGAGCGACTCCGGCTCCAAGGTGCTCGTGGCGGAGGACCAGGAGCAGGTCGACAAGGCCCTCGAGGTCGCCGACGACTGCCCCGAGCTGGAGACCATCGTCTACATCGAGCCCCGCGGGGTGCGGAGCTACGACGATCCCCGCCTGCTCTCGTGGGAGGAGCTGATCACCCGAGGCCGGGAACACCGGGCGGCGTTCCAGGGTGCCGTCGAGCGCCGCATGGCCGAGGCCGAGCCCGATGACGTCATCACGCTCATCTACACCTCGGGGACGACGGGGCCACCCAAGGGCGCGATGCTCACCGTCGCGAACGTCGAGTTCGCGATCAGCGTTCTGGTCGAGGGTGGCGGGTTCGTGGATCCCGCCCCGGGGCCGGACGACGTCCTGCTGAGCTACCTGCCGCTGTGCCACGTCGCCGAGCGCGTCTTCACGACCTGGTTCAACGCGGCGATGGGCACCCAGGTCAACTTCGCCGAATCGATCGACACCGTCCAGCAGAACCTCGCCGAGATCCAGCCGACCATCGTCTTCGGCGTGCCCCGCATCTGGGAGAAGATCGTCGCGGGCATCGAGATCCGGATGTCGAAGGCGAGCCTCGTCAAACGCCTCAACTACCGCTTGTGGATGAAGGTCGCCGACCGGATCGGCGCGACGCTGGTCGGGACCGGGGGCAACCACACACCGCTCACACGCACGCTCTACGCGATCGGTTGGATCCTCCTGTTCCGTTCGCTGCGCGACCGCATCGGGCTGCGGAAGACGCGCTACGCGGCGAGCGGCGCCGCACCGATCGCCCCGGAGGTCCTGCGGTTCTTCATGGGCATCGGGGTACCGATGCACGAGGTCTACGGGATGACCGAGAACACGGCGATCGCCACCGCCAACCACCCGGGGCGGATCAAGCTCGGCACGGTCGGTGAGCCGCAGGACGGGGTCGAGGTCCGTGTCGACGAGGAGACCGGCGAGATCCTCACGCGCCACCCGGGCACCTTCAAGGGCTACTGGAGGGATCCCCAGGCGACCGCCGAGATGATCGACGACGACGGTTGGCTGCACACGGGCGACGTCGGCGAGTGGGTGGACGGTACCCATCTGCGGATCACCGACCGGATGAAGGACATCATCATCACCGCGGGCGGCAAGAACGTATCGCCCTCCGAGATCGAGAACGCCCTCAAGGCCAGCCCGTACATCCAGGAGGCCGTCGTCCTCGGCGACAACCGCAAGTACCTCGCGGCCCTGATCGGCATCGAGCTCGACACCGTGGGCGACTGGGCGCAACAGCGGCGGATGCCCTACACGACCTACCGGGACCTCACCGAGAAACCCGAGGTCGTCGACCTGGTCCGGGGCGAGGTCGACCGCGTCAACGCGCAGTTCTCGCAGGTGGAGCAGATCAAGGCCTTCCGGCTCCTGCCGAAGGAGCTCGACCACGAGGACGGCGAGTTGACCGCCACCCAGAAGGTCAAGCGCAAGGCCATGGAGCGGGCCTTCGCCGATCTCGTGGCCGACTTGTACGGCGAACGCCAGCCCACGGAGCAGCCGTCGTGA
- a CDS encoding ABC transporter ATP-binding protein produces MEFEDVVLRFAGVTAIDGVSFEVGPTELFAVIGPNGAGKTSIFNVLSGVYRPQEGSVRFDGEDLLGREPDEIAGLGMARTFQNIELFENLTVIDNLMLGRHRHIRYGWLSGLLYAGRAKREEVEHRAAIEETIDFLEIEQYRKYPVGLLPYGIQKRVELGRALAMEPKLLLLDEPVAGMNVEETEDTARFILDIREELGIPIILVDHDMGLVMDLADRVLCLDFGRPLTVGTPADVQRHPDVIAAYLGGGDHTHDLISAQHDSADETAYPREEGAS; encoded by the coding sequence CTGGAGTTCGAGGACGTCGTGCTGCGCTTCGCGGGGGTCACCGCGATCGACGGCGTCAGTTTCGAGGTCGGCCCAACCGAGCTGTTCGCCGTGATCGGACCCAACGGGGCCGGCAAGACCTCGATCTTCAACGTCTTGTCCGGCGTCTACCGGCCCCAGGAGGGCTCGGTGCGCTTCGACGGCGAGGACCTGCTCGGCCGCGAGCCCGACGAGATCGCGGGCCTCGGCATGGCTCGGACCTTCCAGAACATCGAGCTGTTCGAGAACCTCACCGTGATCGACAACCTCATGCTCGGGCGCCACCGGCACATCCGCTACGGGTGGCTCTCGGGCCTGCTCTACGCGGGTCGGGCGAAGCGCGAGGAGGTCGAGCACCGGGCCGCCATCGAGGAGACGATCGACTTCCTCGAGATCGAGCAGTACCGCAAGTACCCCGTCGGCCTCCTCCCCTACGGCATCCAGAAACGGGTCGAGCTCGGCCGCGCACTGGCGATGGAGCCCAAGCTCCTGCTCCTCGACGAGCCCGTGGCGGGCATGAACGTCGAGGAGACCGAGGACACCGCGCGGTTCATCCTCGACATCCGCGAGGAGCTCGGCATCCCGATCATCCTCGTGGACCATGACATGGGCCTCGTGATGGACCTCGCCGACCGCGTGCTCTGTCTGGACTTCGGACGGCCGCTGACCGTCGGCACGCCCGCCGACGTGCAGCGCCACCCCGACGTGATCGCCGCCTACCTGGGGGGCGGGGATCACACCCACGACCTCATCTCCGCGCAGCACGACTCCGCCGACGAGACCGCGTACCCGCGCGAGGAGGGCGCATCGTGA
- a CDS encoding ABC transporter ATP-binding protein gives MLAVSNLEVVYDDVIQVLRGVSLEVPEGSIIALLGSNGAGKTTLLRALSGLLDVHEGEITKGRITLDGQPIHRKRPEQLVGLGIKQVLEGRRIFAEFSVEENLRIGAYVSNRGMRDAMQRVFDLFPILADRRRATAGYLSGGEQQMLAMGRALMSSPRYLLLDEPSLGLAPRLVEQIRDLIVQIRDQGTTVLLVEQNANMALSIAEHGYILETGKIVMDKPAVELIEDEDVREFYLGMADDESQKSFRDVKHYKRRKRWLS, from the coding sequence GTGCTCGCAGTCTCGAACCTCGAGGTCGTATACGACGACGTGATCCAGGTCCTTCGCGGGGTCAGCCTCGAGGTCCCCGAAGGCTCGATCATCGCGCTGCTGGGCTCCAACGGGGCGGGCAAGACGACGCTCCTGCGGGCACTGTCCGGACTGCTCGACGTGCACGAGGGCGAGATCACCAAGGGTCGGATCACCCTCGACGGGCAGCCGATCCACCGCAAGCGCCCCGAACAGCTCGTCGGCCTGGGGATCAAGCAGGTGCTCGAGGGTCGGCGCATCTTCGCCGAGTTCTCGGTCGAGGAGAACCTGCGCATCGGCGCCTACGTCTCCAACCGGGGGATGCGGGACGCCATGCAGCGCGTCTTCGACCTCTTCCCGATCCTCGCCGACCGACGACGAGCGACCGCGGGGTATCTCTCCGGCGGCGAGCAGCAGATGCTCGCGATGGGGCGCGCCTTGATGTCGAGCCCGCGCTACCTCCTGCTCGACGAGCCGAGTCTCGGGCTGGCGCCCCGCCTCGTGGAGCAGATCCGCGACCTGATCGTCCAGATCCGCGACCAGGGCACCACGGTCCTGCTGGTCGAGCAGAACGCGAACATGGCCCTGTCCATCGCAGAGCACGGCTACATCCTCGAGACCGGCAAGATCGTGATGGACAAGCCGGCCGTGGAACTCATCGAGGACGAGGACGTTCGCGAGTTCTACCTCGGCATGGCCGACGACGAATCGCAGAAGTCCTTCCGCGACGTGAAGCACTACAAGCGACGGAAGCGGTGGTTGTCGTGA
- a CDS encoding aldo/keto reductase, giving the protein MQQRLLGPTGLAVSEFALGTMTFGAESDEQQSRAQLDRYVEAGGTLIDTADVYQRGESERIVGRWLSERRDREDLVVATKARMPMGDGPNQRGLSKAWLHRAVDASLTRLQVAHIDLYQAHCWDPATPIEETLEALDELVTAGKVRYVGVSNFTGWQLQRAVLVARYEGRPPIVSLQPQYNLLDRHIEWELLPLCEDEGLGVLPWSPLGGGWLTGKYRRDEGPTGATRLGEDPQRGVEAWDARNTPRTWALLEALRDVAQAHGTSMSRVALRWVTDRPAVASTILGARTVDQLDDNLAASELILDADAVAELDRHSDPGRPQYPYGFIEDMSADRLALARSSR; this is encoded by the coding sequence ATGCAGCAACGTTTGCTCGGGCCGACCGGCCTGGCGGTGAGCGAGTTCGCGCTCGGGACCATGACGTTCGGGGCGGAGAGCGACGAGCAGCAGAGCCGTGCGCAGCTGGACCGGTACGTCGAGGCGGGTGGCACGCTCATCGACACCGCCGACGTGTATCAGCGGGGCGAGTCCGAGCGGATCGTCGGGCGATGGCTCAGCGAGCGTCGTGACCGGGAGGACCTGGTCGTCGCGACGAAGGCGCGAATGCCGATGGGCGACGGCCCCAACCAGCGAGGGCTGTCGAAGGCGTGGCTGCACCGGGCCGTGGACGCGAGCCTCACCCGGTTGCAGGTTGCGCACATCGACCTCTATCAGGCGCACTGCTGGGATCCCGCGACGCCGATCGAGGAGACCCTGGAGGCCCTCGACGAGCTCGTGACCGCCGGCAAGGTCCGCTACGTGGGGGTCAGCAACTTCACCGGGTGGCAACTGCAGCGCGCCGTGCTCGTCGCGCGCTACGAGGGGCGGCCCCCGATCGTGTCGCTGCAGCCGCAGTACAACCTCCTCGACCGTCACATCGAGTGGGAGCTGCTGCCCCTCTGCGAGGACGAGGGCCTGGGGGTGTTGCCCTGGTCGCCGCTGGGCGGTGGGTGGCTGACCGGCAAGTACCGTCGCGACGAGGGCCCGACCGGTGCGACCCGGCTGGGTGAGGACCCGCAGCGTGGCGTCGAAGCCTGGGACGCCCGCAACACGCCGCGGACCTGGGCGCTCTTGGAGGCGCTGCGTGATGTCGCACAGGCACACGGGACGTCCATGTCCCGCGTGGCGTTGCGATGGGTCACCGACCGCCCGGCGGTCGCGTCCACCATCCTCGGCGCGCGCACCGTCGACCAACTCGACGACAACCTCGCGGCGTCCGAGCTGATCCTCGACGCGGACGCCGTCGCGGAGCTCGATCGCCACAGCGACCCGGGACGTCCGCAGTACCCCTACGGGTTCATCGAGGACATGTCCGCCGACCGTCTCGCCCTGGCACGCTCGAGTCGATGA
- a CDS encoding ABC transporter permease: MRGSAVSTSSRAQPPDRLRRIEPAAVAGVLSREWTVFTRYWVSTTFSSIVEPTIYLLAFGFGLGVLLPAIGGLDYLDFIGTGIVATAVMFSSAFPGMFGTFVKRRFQRTYDAILAAPVDTGELVTAEALWLSLRAGVYGCAPMIVAIFFGLDPSPGMLLVPFIAALTGFGFASLGILIAGIARSIDNFNYVISAVLTPLFLVAGTFFPVDVLPAPVAAASVLNPLYHCVELVRGAVFGFSGWGQLGHVAGLVVFGAVAWALAIRRLRARLID; the protein is encoded by the coding sequence ATGCGGGGGTCCGCGGTGTCGACCTCGTCACGCGCCCAGCCACCCGACCGCCTGCGGCGCATCGAGCCGGCGGCCGTCGCCGGCGTGCTGTCGCGGGAGTGGACGGTCTTCACCCGCTACTGGGTGTCGACGACGTTCTCGTCGATCGTCGAGCCGACGATCTACCTCCTGGCCTTCGGCTTCGGGCTCGGGGTGTTGCTGCCGGCGATCGGTGGGCTCGACTACCTGGACTTCATCGGCACCGGGATCGTCGCGACCGCGGTGATGTTCTCGTCGGCCTTCCCCGGCATGTTCGGGACGTTCGTGAAGCGGCGCTTCCAGCGCACCTACGACGCGATCCTGGCCGCACCGGTCGACACCGGCGAGCTCGTCACCGCGGAGGCGCTGTGGTTGTCGCTGCGCGCCGGCGTCTACGGCTGCGCCCCCATGATCGTGGCGATCTTCTTCGGCCTCGACCCCTCCCCCGGCATGTTGCTCGTCCCCTTCATCGCCGCGCTGACCGGCTTCGGGTTCGCGAGCCTCGGCATCCTCATCGCCGGGATCGCGAGGTCGATCGACAACTTCAACTACGTCATCAGCGCCGTCCTCACGCCGCTGTTCCTCGTGGCCGGCACCTTCTTCCCCGTGGACGTCCTGCCGGCGCCGGTCGCCGCCGCGAGCGTCCTGAACCCGCTGTACCACTGTGTCGAGCTCGTCCGCGGCGCGGTGTTCGGGTTCTCGGGCTGGGGGCAGCTCGGCCACGTCGCCGGGCTCGTGGTGTTCGGCGCGGTCGCGTGGGCCCTGGCCATCCGCCGGCTACGGGCCCGTCTCATCGACTAG